In one Brassica oleracea var. oleracea cultivar TO1000 chromosome C9, BOL, whole genome shotgun sequence genomic region, the following are encoded:
- the LOC106319170 gene encoding protein NSP-INTERACTING KINASE 1-like, translated as MMMTMMMRRSLVYFLGFSCLLCSVSGLLSSKGVNFEVQALMDIKASLHDPHGVLDNWDRDAVDPCSWTMVTCSSENFVIGLGTPSQNLSGTLSPSITNLTNLRIVLLQNNYITGKIPSEIGRLTRLETLDLSDNFFHGEIPFSVGNLRSLQYLRLNNNSLSGVIPLSLSNMTQLVLLDLSYNNLSSPVPRSAAKTFSIVGNPLICPTGKEPDCNGTTLIPMSMNLNETRAPLYVGRSKNHKMAIAVGSSVGIVSLIFIVVGLFLWWRQRHNQNTFFDVKDGHHHHEEVSLGNLRRFGFRELQIATNNFSSKNLLGKGGYGNVYKGTLTDNTVVAVKRLKDGNALGGEIQFQTEVEMISLAVHRNLLRLYGFCITQAEKLLVYPYMSNGSVASRMKAKPVLDWSVRKKIAIGAARGLVYLHEQCDPKIIHRDVKAANILLDDYCEAVVGDFGLAKLLDHQDTHVTTAVRGTVGHIAPEYLSTGQSSEKTDVFGFGILLLELVTGLRALEFGKAANQKGAMLEWVKKIHLEKKLEVLVDKELLKDKKSYDEIELEEMVRVALLCTQYLPGHRPKMSEVVRMLEGDGLAERWEASQGRSESGSKGSNGRVNELMSSSDRYSDLTDDSTLLAQAMELSGPR; from the exons ATGATGATGACGATGATGATGAGAAGATCTTTAGTTTATTTCTTGGGATTTTCATGCCTTCTCTGCTCTGTGAGCGGTTTGCTTTCTTCTAAAGGAGTTAACTTTGAAG TGCAAGCTTTGATGGACATAAAAGCTTCATTACATGATCCTCATGGTGTTCTTGATAACTGGGATAGAGATGCTGTTGATCCTTGTAGCTGGACAATGGTCACTTGTTCTTCAGAAAACTTTGTCATTGGCTT GGGCACACCTAGTCAGAACTTATCTGGTACACTATCTCCAAGCATTACCAACTTAACAAATCTTAGGATTGT GCTGTTGCAGAACAACTACATAACAGGAAAAATCCCTTCTGAGATTGGTAGGCTTACAAGGCTTGAGACTCTTGATCTCTCTGATAACTTCTTCCACGGTGAAATTCCTTTTTCAGTGGGCAATCTACGAAGCTTGCAATACCT GAGGCTTAATAACAATTCTCTCTCTGGAGTAATACCTCTGTCACTATCCAACATGACTCAACTTGTCTTACT AGATTTGTCATACAACAATCTTAGTAGTCCAGTCCCAAGATCTGCCGCAAAGACCTTTAG CATAGTTGGGAACCCGCTGATCTGTCCCACGGGTAAGGAACCAGACTGCAACGGAACTACATTGATACCAATGTCTATGAACTTAAATGAAACTAGAG CTCCTTTGTACGTTGGGAGATCAAAGAATCACAAAATGGCAATCGCAGTTGGATCCAGCGTTGGGATTGTATCATTGATCTTCATTGTTGTTGGGTTGTTTCTCTGGTGGAGACAAAGACATAACCAAAACACATTCTTTGATGTCAAAGATGGGCATCATCATCACGAGGAAGTCTCACTAGGAAACCTAAGGAGATTCGGTTTCAGGGAGCTTCAGATCGCTACGAACAACTTCAGCAGCAAGAACCTCTTAGGGAAAGGAGGCTACGGGAACGTATACAAAGGCACGCTCACAGACAACACCGTGGTCGCGGTGAAACGTCTCAAAGATGGAAACGCGTTAGGAGGAGAGATTCAGTTCCAGACAGAAGTCGAAATGATCAGCTTAGCCGTTCACCGAAACCTATTGAGACTCTACGGCTTCTGCATCACCCAAGCCGAGAAGCTTCTTGTTTACCCTTACATGTCTAACGGAAGCGTAGCTTCCAGAATGAAAGCCAAACCGGTTCTCGACTGGAGCGTCAGGAAGAAGATAGCCATAGGAGCCGCAAGAGGGCTCGTGTATCTCCACGAGCAGTGTGATCCCAAGATCATCCACCGCGACGTCAAAGCTGCGAACATACTCCTCGATGACTACTGTGAAGCCGTGGTTGGCGACTTCGGTTTAGCTAAGCTCCTTGATCACCAAGACACTCATGTAACAACTGCCGTGAGAGGCACGGTAGGCCACATCGCTCCTGAGTATCTCTCAACTGGTCAATCCTCCGAGAAAACCGATGTTTTCGGGTTCGGGATTCTTCTCCTCGAGCTTGTAACGGGCCTTAGAGCGCTTGAGTTTGGTAAAGCGGCTAACCAGAAAGGCGCTATGCTCGAGTGGGTTAAGAAGATACATCTTGAGAAGAAGCTCGAGGTGCTTGTGGATAAAGAGCTGCTGAAGGATAAGAAGAGCTACGATGAGATTGAGCTGGAGGAGATGGTGAGAGTGGCGTTGCTGTGCACGCAGTATTTGCCTGGGCATAGACCGAAGATGTCTGAGGTTGTTAGGATGCTGGAAGGAGATGGGCTTGCTGAGAGATGGGAAGCTTCTCAAGGGAGATCAGAGAGTGGTTCGAAAGGGAGCAACGGTAGGGTTAATGAGTTGATGTCGTCTTCGGATAGATACTCTGATCTTACTGATGACTCTACTTTGCTTGCGCAAGCTATGGAGCTCTCTGGCCCTAGATGA